Proteins encoded within one genomic window of Apis mellifera strain DH4 linkage group LG1, Amel_HAv3.1, whole genome shotgun sequence:
- the LOC408598 gene encoding MAGUK p55 subfamily member 7 isoform X3 has product MTAALVMENINWDPALSKLLNSLQENKNEIPSCTEEEFGFLSELLQSKELNALVNVHNKILNNVKDDKFFPVLSNSMDIDIEVLDLLSTKTHVSKDCKELFHLLQKPHIQGLLCAHDAVAQKDYYPRLPEIPLEVDEDEETVKIVQLVKSNEPLCGAGVEPIVGATIKTCEVTGKIVIARIMHGGAADRSGLIHVGDEVCEVNGISVEGKTPNCVLKILQNSEGTITFKIVPADSKGGIRESKVRVRAHFSYKAAEDPYIPCKEAGLDFSKGDVLHIVSQDDAYWWQARREGDRNMRAGLIPSRALQERRIILERQQKEKTDDDNMKNDDFDREEIPTYEEVAKLYPRPGLYRPVVLIGPPGVGRNELKRRLMATDPDKYKTPVPYTSRQPRAGEINGKEYHFVSREKMEEEIEAGKFIEYGEYKGNLYGTSCESVSSLINAGYVCLLNPHYQALKMLRTPQTKPYVIYVKPPRFEILKETRNDTRARSTFDESNSRGFTDEEFGEILHSAARIEFLYTHLFDEVIVNADLPIAFEQLVNAVHRVESEPLWVPASWVQ; this is encoded by the exons ATGACAGCGGCGCTCGTCATGGAAAACATAAATTGGGATCCTG cTTTGTCCAAGCTGTTAAATTCTCTACAGGAGAACAAGAACGAGATACCAAGCTGCACCGAAGAGGAATTCGGTTTCTTAAGCGAGTTGTTACAATCGAAGGAATTGAACGCTTTGGTGAACgtgcataataaaattttgaacaatgtCAAGGATGACAAATTCTTTCCCGTACTCTCCAATTCTATGGATATCGACATCGAAGTCTTGGATCTCTTGTCCACCAAGACTCACGTCTCGAAGGATTGCAAAGAACTTTTCCATTTACTTCAGAAACCACACATACAG GGCTTGTTATGCGCCCACGACGCAGTTGcccaaaaagattattatcctCGATTGCCGGAAATTCCATTGGAAGTGGACGAGGATGAAGAAACCGTGAAGATAGTGCAATTGGTGAAATCGAACGAACCCTTG TGTGGCGCCGGCGTTGAACCGATCGTG GGGGCGACCATTAAAACGTGCGAGGTGACCGGCAAAATCGTGATAGCACGGATAATGCACGGCGGGGCGGCCGATAGATCCGGCCTCATTCACGTCGGGGACGAAGTTTGCGAGGTGAACGGAATCAGCGTTGAAGGAAAGACTCCGAACTGTGTTCTCAAGATATTG CAAAATTCCGAGGGTACGATTACGTTTAAAATAGTGCCTGCCGATAGCAAAGGAGGGATTCGCGAGAGCaag GTACGAGTTAGGGCGCATTTTTCGTACAAAGCTGCCGAAGATCCTTACATACCTTGCAAGGAGGCCGGACTAGATTTTTCTAAGGGTGATGTCCTTCACATCGTCAGTCAGGATGATGCTTAttg GTGGCAAGCTAGGCGCGAAGGCGATCGAAACATGAGGGCGGGTTTGATCCCAAGTAGAGCCTTGCAAGAGAGACGGATTATCCTTGAAAGACAGCAGAAGGAGAAAACCGACGACGACAATATGA AGAACGACGATTTCGACCGGGAAGAAATACCGACCTACGAAGAGGTCGCAAAACTGTATCCAAGACCGGGCCTCTACCGACCGGTGGTTCTGATCGGGCCACCAGGTGTCGGAAGGAACGAGCTCAAGAGGCGGCTCATGGCCACCGACCCCGATAAGTACAAGACTCCTGTCCCTT ATACCTCGAGGCAGCCGAGGGCAGGCGAAATCAACGGGAAAGAGTATCACTTCGTGAGCAGGGAAAAGATGGAGGAGGAGATCGAGGCCGGCAAGTTCATAGAATACGGGGAATATAAAGGGAACTTGTACGGTACCAGTTGCGAAAGCGTGAGCTCGTTGATAAACGCGGGATACGTGTGCCTGTTGAACCCTCATTACCAAGCGTTGAAGATGCTACGAACTCCGCAGACGAAACCGTACGTGATATACGTAAAACCGCCGAGGTTCGAGATATTGAAAGAGACTAGGAACGATACTAGAGCGAGGTCAACCTTTGACGAGAGCAACTCTCGAGGTTTCACG GACGAGGAGTTCGGTGAAATTTTGCACAGCGCCGCAAGGATCGAATTTCTGTACACTCATCTGTTCGACGAAGTGATCGTGAACGCCGATCTTCCTATCGCGTTCGAACAATTGGTGAACGCCGTTCACCGGGTTGAATCGGAACCGCTCTGGGTACCTGCCTCGTGGgttcaataa
- the LOC408598 gene encoding MAGUK p55 subfamily member 7 isoform X4, whose product MTAALVMENINWDPALSKLLNSLQENKNEIPSCTEEEFGFLSELLQSKELNALVNVHNKILNNVKDDKFFPVLSNSMDIDIEVLDLLSTKTHVSKDCKELFHLLQKPHIQGLLCAHDAVAQKDYYPRLPEIPLEVDEDEETVKIVQLVKSNEPLGATIKTCEVTGKIVIARIMHGGAADRSGLIHVGDEVCEVNGISVEGKTPNCVLKILQNSEGTITFKIVPADSKGGIRESKVRVRAHFSYKAAEDPYIPCKEAGLDFSKGDVLHIVSQDDAYWWQARREGDRNMRAGLIPSRALQERRIILERQQKEKTDDDNMKNDDFDREEIPTYEEVAKLYPRPGLYRPVVLIGPPGVGRNELKRRLMATDPDKYKTPVPYTSRQPRAGEINGKEYHFVSREKMEEEIEAGKFIEYGEYKGNLYGTSCESVSSLINAGYVCLLNPHYQALKMLRTPQTKPYVIYVKPPRFEILKETRNDTRARSTFDESNSRGFTDEEFGEILHSAARIEFLYTHLFDEVIVNADLPIAFEQLVNAVHRVESEPLWVPASWVQ is encoded by the exons ATGACAGCGGCGCTCGTCATGGAAAACATAAATTGGGATCCTG cTTTGTCCAAGCTGTTAAATTCTCTACAGGAGAACAAGAACGAGATACCAAGCTGCACCGAAGAGGAATTCGGTTTCTTAAGCGAGTTGTTACAATCGAAGGAATTGAACGCTTTGGTGAACgtgcataataaaattttgaacaatgtCAAGGATGACAAATTCTTTCCCGTACTCTCCAATTCTATGGATATCGACATCGAAGTCTTGGATCTCTTGTCCACCAAGACTCACGTCTCGAAGGATTGCAAAGAACTTTTCCATTTACTTCAGAAACCACACATACAG GGCTTGTTATGCGCCCACGACGCAGTTGcccaaaaagattattatcctCGATTGCCGGAAATTCCATTGGAAGTGGACGAGGATGAAGAAACCGTGAAGATAGTGCAATTGGTGAAATCGAACGAACCCTTG GGGGCGACCATTAAAACGTGCGAGGTGACCGGCAAAATCGTGATAGCACGGATAATGCACGGCGGGGCGGCCGATAGATCCGGCCTCATTCACGTCGGGGACGAAGTTTGCGAGGTGAACGGAATCAGCGTTGAAGGAAAGACTCCGAACTGTGTTCTCAAGATATTG CAAAATTCCGAGGGTACGATTACGTTTAAAATAGTGCCTGCCGATAGCAAAGGAGGGATTCGCGAGAGCaag GTACGAGTTAGGGCGCATTTTTCGTACAAAGCTGCCGAAGATCCTTACATACCTTGCAAGGAGGCCGGACTAGATTTTTCTAAGGGTGATGTCCTTCACATCGTCAGTCAGGATGATGCTTAttg GTGGCAAGCTAGGCGCGAAGGCGATCGAAACATGAGGGCGGGTTTGATCCCAAGTAGAGCCTTGCAAGAGAGACGGATTATCCTTGAAAGACAGCAGAAGGAGAAAACCGACGACGACAATATGA AGAACGACGATTTCGACCGGGAAGAAATACCGACCTACGAAGAGGTCGCAAAACTGTATCCAAGACCGGGCCTCTACCGACCGGTGGTTCTGATCGGGCCACCAGGTGTCGGAAGGAACGAGCTCAAGAGGCGGCTCATGGCCACCGACCCCGATAAGTACAAGACTCCTGTCCCTT ATACCTCGAGGCAGCCGAGGGCAGGCGAAATCAACGGGAAAGAGTATCACTTCGTGAGCAGGGAAAAGATGGAGGAGGAGATCGAGGCCGGCAAGTTCATAGAATACGGGGAATATAAAGGGAACTTGTACGGTACCAGTTGCGAAAGCGTGAGCTCGTTGATAAACGCGGGATACGTGTGCCTGTTGAACCCTCATTACCAAGCGTTGAAGATGCTACGAACTCCGCAGACGAAACCGTACGTGATATACGTAAAACCGCCGAGGTTCGAGATATTGAAAGAGACTAGGAACGATACTAGAGCGAGGTCAACCTTTGACGAGAGCAACTCTCGAGGTTTCACG GACGAGGAGTTCGGTGAAATTTTGCACAGCGCCGCAAGGATCGAATTTCTGTACACTCATCTGTTCGACGAAGTGATCGTGAACGCCGATCTTCCTATCGCGTTCGAACAATTGGTGAACGCCGTTCACCGGGTTGAATCGGAACCGCTCTGGGTACCTGCCTCGTGGgttcaataa
- the LOC408598 gene encoding MAGUK p55 subfamily member 7 isoform X2, which translates to MTAALVMENINWDPALSKLLNSLQENKNEIPSCTEEEFGFLSELLQSKELNALVNVHNKILNNVKDDKFFPVLSNSMDIDIEVLDLLSTKTHVSKDCKELFHLLQKPHIQGLLCAHDAVAQKDYYPRLPEIPLEVDEDEETVKIVQLVKSNEPLGATIKTCEVTGKIVIARIMHGGAADRSGLIHVGDEVCEVNGISVEGKTPNCVLKILQNSEGTITFKIVPADSKGGIRESKVRVRAHFSYKAAEDPYIPCKEAGLDFSKGDVLHIVSQDDAYWWQARREGDRNMRAGLIPSRALQERRIILERQQKEKTDDDNMSLCSVPVPLPALCPRPTTSLHASPTKCNLQGVKTKKIIYDAAENDDFDREEIPTYEEVAKLYPRPGLYRPVVLIGPPGVGRNELKRRLMATDPDKYKTPVPYTSRQPRAGEINGKEYHFVSREKMEEEIEAGKFIEYGEYKGNLYGTSCESVSSLINAGYVCLLNPHYQALKMLRTPQTKPYVIYVKPPRFEILKETRNDTRARSTFDESNSRGFTDEEFGEILHSAARIEFLYTHLFDEVIVNADLPIAFEQLVNAVHRVESEPLWVPASWVQ; encoded by the exons ATGACAGCGGCGCTCGTCATGGAAAACATAAATTGGGATCCTG cTTTGTCCAAGCTGTTAAATTCTCTACAGGAGAACAAGAACGAGATACCAAGCTGCACCGAAGAGGAATTCGGTTTCTTAAGCGAGTTGTTACAATCGAAGGAATTGAACGCTTTGGTGAACgtgcataataaaattttgaacaatgtCAAGGATGACAAATTCTTTCCCGTACTCTCCAATTCTATGGATATCGACATCGAAGTCTTGGATCTCTTGTCCACCAAGACTCACGTCTCGAAGGATTGCAAAGAACTTTTCCATTTACTTCAGAAACCACACATACAG GGCTTGTTATGCGCCCACGACGCAGTTGcccaaaaagattattatcctCGATTGCCGGAAATTCCATTGGAAGTGGACGAGGATGAAGAAACCGTGAAGATAGTGCAATTGGTGAAATCGAACGAACCCTTG GGGGCGACCATTAAAACGTGCGAGGTGACCGGCAAAATCGTGATAGCACGGATAATGCACGGCGGGGCGGCCGATAGATCCGGCCTCATTCACGTCGGGGACGAAGTTTGCGAGGTGAACGGAATCAGCGTTGAAGGAAAGACTCCGAACTGTGTTCTCAAGATATTG CAAAATTCCGAGGGTACGATTACGTTTAAAATAGTGCCTGCCGATAGCAAAGGAGGGATTCGCGAGAGCaag GTACGAGTTAGGGCGCATTTTTCGTACAAAGCTGCCGAAGATCCTTACATACCTTGCAAGGAGGCCGGACTAGATTTTTCTAAGGGTGATGTCCTTCACATCGTCAGTCAGGATGATGCTTAttg GTGGCAAGCTAGGCGCGAAGGCGATCGAAACATGAGGGCGGGTTTGATCCCAAGTAGAGCCTTGCAAGAGAGACGGATTATCCTTGAAAGACAGCAGAAGGAGAAAACCGACGACGACAATATGA GCTTGTGTTCTGTTCCAGTGCCTTTGCCCGCATTGTGCCCCCGTCCCACTACCTCTTTACACGCCTCGCCTACAAAGTGCAACTTGCAGGGagtaaaaactaaaaaaatcatatatgacGCTGCAGAGAACGACGATTTCGACCGGGAAGAAATACCGACCTACGAAGAGGTCGCAAAACTGTATCCAAGACCGGGCCTCTACCGACCGGTGGTTCTGATCGGGCCACCAGGTGTCGGAAGGAACGAGCTCAAGAGGCGGCTCATGGCCACCGACCCCGATAAGTACAAGACTCCTGTCCCTT ATACCTCGAGGCAGCCGAGGGCAGGCGAAATCAACGGGAAAGAGTATCACTTCGTGAGCAGGGAAAAGATGGAGGAGGAGATCGAGGCCGGCAAGTTCATAGAATACGGGGAATATAAAGGGAACTTGTACGGTACCAGTTGCGAAAGCGTGAGCTCGTTGATAAACGCGGGATACGTGTGCCTGTTGAACCCTCATTACCAAGCGTTGAAGATGCTACGAACTCCGCAGACGAAACCGTACGTGATATACGTAAAACCGCCGAGGTTCGAGATATTGAAAGAGACTAGGAACGATACTAGAGCGAGGTCAACCTTTGACGAGAGCAACTCTCGAGGTTTCACG GACGAGGAGTTCGGTGAAATTTTGCACAGCGCCGCAAGGATCGAATTTCTGTACACTCATCTGTTCGACGAAGTGATCGTGAACGCCGATCTTCCTATCGCGTTCGAACAATTGGTGAACGCCGTTCACCGGGTTGAATCGGAACCGCTCTGGGTACCTGCCTCGTGGgttcaataa
- the LOC408598 gene encoding MAGUK p55 subfamily member 7 isoform X1 — protein sequence MTAALVMENINWDPALSKLLNSLQENKNEIPSCTEEEFGFLSELLQSKELNALVNVHNKILNNVKDDKFFPVLSNSMDIDIEVLDLLSTKTHVSKDCKELFHLLQKPHIQGLLCAHDAVAQKDYYPRLPEIPLEVDEDEETVKIVQLVKSNEPLCGAGVEPIVGATIKTCEVTGKIVIARIMHGGAADRSGLIHVGDEVCEVNGISVEGKTPNCVLKILQNSEGTITFKIVPADSKGGIRESKVRVRAHFSYKAAEDPYIPCKEAGLDFSKGDVLHIVSQDDAYWWQARREGDRNMRAGLIPSRALQERRIILERQQKEKTDDDNMSLCSVPVPLPALCPRPTTSLHASPTKCNLQGVKTKKIIYDAAENDDFDREEIPTYEEVAKLYPRPGLYRPVVLIGPPGVGRNELKRRLMATDPDKYKTPVPYTSRQPRAGEINGKEYHFVSREKMEEEIEAGKFIEYGEYKGNLYGTSCESVSSLINAGYVCLLNPHYQALKMLRTPQTKPYVIYVKPPRFEILKETRNDTRARSTFDESNSRGFTDEEFGEILHSAARIEFLYTHLFDEVIVNADLPIAFEQLVNAVHRVESEPLWVPASWVQ from the exons ATGACAGCGGCGCTCGTCATGGAAAACATAAATTGGGATCCTG cTTTGTCCAAGCTGTTAAATTCTCTACAGGAGAACAAGAACGAGATACCAAGCTGCACCGAAGAGGAATTCGGTTTCTTAAGCGAGTTGTTACAATCGAAGGAATTGAACGCTTTGGTGAACgtgcataataaaattttgaacaatgtCAAGGATGACAAATTCTTTCCCGTACTCTCCAATTCTATGGATATCGACATCGAAGTCTTGGATCTCTTGTCCACCAAGACTCACGTCTCGAAGGATTGCAAAGAACTTTTCCATTTACTTCAGAAACCACACATACAG GGCTTGTTATGCGCCCACGACGCAGTTGcccaaaaagattattatcctCGATTGCCGGAAATTCCATTGGAAGTGGACGAGGATGAAGAAACCGTGAAGATAGTGCAATTGGTGAAATCGAACGAACCCTTG TGTGGCGCCGGCGTTGAACCGATCGTG GGGGCGACCATTAAAACGTGCGAGGTGACCGGCAAAATCGTGATAGCACGGATAATGCACGGCGGGGCGGCCGATAGATCCGGCCTCATTCACGTCGGGGACGAAGTTTGCGAGGTGAACGGAATCAGCGTTGAAGGAAAGACTCCGAACTGTGTTCTCAAGATATTG CAAAATTCCGAGGGTACGATTACGTTTAAAATAGTGCCTGCCGATAGCAAAGGAGGGATTCGCGAGAGCaag GTACGAGTTAGGGCGCATTTTTCGTACAAAGCTGCCGAAGATCCTTACATACCTTGCAAGGAGGCCGGACTAGATTTTTCTAAGGGTGATGTCCTTCACATCGTCAGTCAGGATGATGCTTAttg GTGGCAAGCTAGGCGCGAAGGCGATCGAAACATGAGGGCGGGTTTGATCCCAAGTAGAGCCTTGCAAGAGAGACGGATTATCCTTGAAAGACAGCAGAAGGAGAAAACCGACGACGACAATATGA GCTTGTGTTCTGTTCCAGTGCCTTTGCCCGCATTGTGCCCCCGTCCCACTACCTCTTTACACGCCTCGCCTACAAAGTGCAACTTGCAGGGagtaaaaactaaaaaaatcatatatgacGCTGCAGAGAACGACGATTTCGACCGGGAAGAAATACCGACCTACGAAGAGGTCGCAAAACTGTATCCAAGACCGGGCCTCTACCGACCGGTGGTTCTGATCGGGCCACCAGGTGTCGGAAGGAACGAGCTCAAGAGGCGGCTCATGGCCACCGACCCCGATAAGTACAAGACTCCTGTCCCTT ATACCTCGAGGCAGCCGAGGGCAGGCGAAATCAACGGGAAAGAGTATCACTTCGTGAGCAGGGAAAAGATGGAGGAGGAGATCGAGGCCGGCAAGTTCATAGAATACGGGGAATATAAAGGGAACTTGTACGGTACCAGTTGCGAAAGCGTGAGCTCGTTGATAAACGCGGGATACGTGTGCCTGTTGAACCCTCATTACCAAGCGTTGAAGATGCTACGAACTCCGCAGACGAAACCGTACGTGATATACGTAAAACCGCCGAGGTTCGAGATATTGAAAGAGACTAGGAACGATACTAGAGCGAGGTCAACCTTTGACGAGAGCAACTCTCGAGGTTTCACG GACGAGGAGTTCGGTGAAATTTTGCACAGCGCCGCAAGGATCGAATTTCTGTACACTCATCTGTTCGACGAAGTGATCGTGAACGCCGATCTTCCTATCGCGTTCGAACAATTGGTGAACGCCGTTCACCGGGTTGAATCGGAACCGCTCTGGGTACCTGCCTCGTGGgttcaataa